A single Amphiura filiformis chromosome 19, Afil_fr2py, whole genome shotgun sequence DNA region contains:
- the LOC140141441 gene encoding LOW QUALITY PROTEIN: histone-arginine methyltransferase CARM1-like (The sequence of the model RefSeq protein was modified relative to this genomic sequence to represent the inferred CDS: inserted 1 base in 1 codon) has translation MAVVIDGIRLSSLSDHGDVRQKSDPVLRLEVTTENSDAIASVYNGGQKLLSINLSEADFQGCKASKQAFLINVQGSGVMLHFPTEFEMTRFQNIVKGAKHNADKGGAKKSTFTERTDEASAAQYFQFYGYLSQQQNMMQDYIRTSTYQKAMLQNHEDFRDKVVLDVGAGSGILSFFXFQAGAKRVYAIEASSIANHAKHLVAGNKLADRIMVIAGKVEEVSLPEQVDIIISEPMGYMLFNERMLESYLHAKKWLKPGGNMFPTHGDIHIAPFTDDALYMEQFTKANFWYQQSFHGIDLSPIREAALEEYLRQPIVDTFDIRICLAKSYKYSLNFLNTNESDLHRIEIPLQFTTHQAGPVHGLAFWFDVAFKGKMRTTWLSTSPTEPLTHWYQVRCLLRSPLYVKSGQVLKGKVTLIANSRQSYDIDIELQTENSGVHSTNRLDLKNPFFHYTGQQPSPPTGSQTTSPSDNYWSQVQALSAVNGYGGDNTTSSQGLAVQYVGSQNLIPLANTDPISHTGVLPGGATQRQQTVQIPSSVGVVMGTVGFNQGLTTTTAVASNGQQQQQVGTSNGYSPFGHGIMQVEGMQIGQSGGRY, from the exons ATGGCGGTCGTGATAGATGGAATTAGGCTCAGTTCATTATCCGATCATGGCGATGTACGTCAAAAATCAGACCCAGTTTTACGATTGGAGGTGACCACAGAGAACTCAGATGCAATAGCTTCCGTGTATAACG GTGGACAGAAATTACTATCAATAAATCTAAGTGAAGCTGATTTCCAAGGATGTAAGGCCAGCAAGCAGGCTTTCCTCATCAATGTACAGGGCAGTGGAGTCATGCTACACTTCCCAACAGAATTTG AAATGACCAGATTTCAGAATATAGTTAAAGGTGCCAAACACAATGCAGATAAAGGAGGAGCAAAGAAGTCCACTTTCACAGAGAGAACTGATGAAGCATCAGCCGCACAGTACTTCCAG ttttaTGGATATCTTTCCCAgcaacaaaatatgatgcaggaTTATATACGTACATCCACATATCAAAAAGCAATGCTACAAAATCATGAAGATTTCAGAGACAAG GTTGTGTTGGATGTGGGCGCAGGCTCAGGGAtcctgtcatttt tttttcaagcggGAGCCAAGCGGGTATATGCAATAGAAGCAAGTAGCATTGCTAATCACGCCAAG CATCTAGTAGCGGGTAACAAGCTAGCAGACAGAATCATGGTAATCGCTGGTAAAGTGGAAGAGGTCTCGCTACCAGAGCAGGTGGATATCATTATATCGGAACCAATGGGCTACATGTTATTCAACGAAAGAATGCTGGAGTCGTATCTGCACGCAAAGAAGTGGCTAAAACCTGGAG GTAATATGTTCCCAACTCATGGAGATATCCATATAGCACCCTTCACAGATGATGCTTTGTACATGGAACAATTCACTAAAGCAAATTTCTG GTACCAGCAGTCATTTCATGGTATTGACCTGTCACCTATTAGAGAAGCAGCGCTTGAAGAATATCTGAGACAACCTATAGTG GACACTTTTGACATTAGAATATGCCTTGCCAAATCCTACAAGTACTCACTCAATTTTCTCAACACAAACGAGAGTGATCTACACAGGATAGAGATTCCGCTACAATTCACAACTCATCAGGCCGGACCTGTACACGGACTAGCTTTCTGGTTTGATGTAGCTTTTAAGGGCAAAAT GCGAACCACATGGCTATCCACGTCTCCAACGGAGCCCCTTACTCATTGGTACCAG GTGCGGTGCTTGCTGAGGTCTCCATTGTATGTGAAGAGCGGACAGGTGTTGAAGGGCAAGGTCACTCTGATTGCCAACAGCAG ACAAAGCTACGATATTGACATTGAGCTTCAAACAGAGAACTCTGGAGTCCATTCCACAAACCGCCTTGATCTCAAGAATCCTTTCTTCCACTACACGGGGCAACAACCATCACCACCGACGGGCTCCCAGACGACCTCCCCTAGCGACAACTACTGGAGCCAAGTGCAAGCCCTCTCCGCAGTGAATGGCTATGGAGGGGATAACACAACAAGCTCACAGGGCCTGGCTGTGCAATATGTGGGATCGCAGAATTTAATACCTTTAG CGAACACAGATCCCATCAGTCATACAGGAGTGTTACCAGGGGGCGCTACACAGAGACAACAAACAGTACAAATACCTTCATCTGTTG